In Leishmania major strain Friedlin complete genome, chromosome 26, a genomic segment contains:
- a CDS encoding putative cysteine peptidase, Clan CA,family C48 gives MNLQPSTRHHCAAEGASLNSSSSPSFAVTADVAVEPCPAPQSTNGDAFQSLTPFMSSSASSATADTQAHDPVARPGSVLPRPDAVGGPVRSPTIRPPPNMVLSGHLHHRHSHLIHRSSASVAAPAETGSGRLQGLAAASSASAQTSSMAIRHSSTPPPYALVMDSLVRRYRAEEDRLSQWRQGGGGVCASAAFRRDDVQSRRQPRGAVEGEELTRAGLRGTTGRVLSGHTSSAADSGLRGVLTSAVQRTALVRAAQAWWRSRRELQRMSSKVSKRIHPATLSASPSAVAGAEAQHPSYAMPAAMPSAPAAPPAAPPFSSLSWLDAAGRSILGRLSHSLSLSSDRGKSVRLELLRPADAAQPRGARRDHRDDTVDDSVMEGQQAPGAEMAEMTAEAVPAGVATPVLSLSRMGSEALLAHPCESARQQAGAGGRGGALHRRQVDGEEGDLDTSIASSTCSSRGSRVSGGGRVTLQSTEAAGDSIPRQEAGRTGRHENSGSFTFSRVGGLRMHLLGGAATALSDAPEDSFRSAPRLLAQSRVRVARWLRRRQHLVAAKRSLRGVGVWPKPTTAADAEHFDASSCARHSAAASPPFSTASELYRSAADAAPSPWESALPPTWADRSGGDHMLRDGEVTEGATAASKRTTRAHVLEQLRAAIAAGMAACSAEQGGLVARQTTSEVQSSSGEPPVLSLAAQRTREHADDLARLTESLVMLTEFDGGAADGSGSGIRAHRASNPEDVKRASPMTLDQEQNVAAVPSHPSVGKATNAALPAWSPSCVHVSSIISAGQHRRSYHGNAQDVRGAETRTRDGRSCVHEVAAETAVDAFRSLLTDTTHTPHDVAVRAVYEAIMSEVCVPLVQRDVQHAMDVNSSAADRALTQWIERQLMVELTQPRPTKAQATALNDGSAASSAATLQPLVCTGVMRHIRSGVPVSLEHLRLDDADRQVLESVYARGASNAIAVKFDTGGYEISYRQLASLGPRSWLNDQVINNYLQLLCVEAEGAATASLPAARCRHRIASLGTHFYTKVESELSQSVDGFRSPPPRLPQLDSSSAVFRWLRHRKHLLEPYSPSDPRSVRAVLVPVNIGTQHWALAVLDCADDRWVMYDSMSRSDRARQRGAVILAHLSHVWRECKRHFGLVNTECTPAAAASVVAQDSPSSAAPQPSPWTSACVVAVPYVPFTDTLVTEGSSTAISPLDSLQPYDSLDELHRAAKRIRHQEALFVEQTSQKVLQGGSDAGGVGAALAVRAAPTPPPPPLSLTAATALPAEQLSDTEVEWFTGGFDHIPQQANGNDCGVFVCQVAWCVAQGVAVSFTQSDVSRLREVILLELLSKRLLRRYPTANTSSSSGV, from the coding sequence ATGAACTTGCAGCCGTCGACTCGCCACCATTGTGCCGCGGAGGGGGCGTCCCTCAACTCTTCTTCGTCGCCTTCCTTCGCGGTAACCGCCGATGTTGCCGTGGAACCTTGCCCCGCACCTCAGAGCACGAACGGTGATGCGTTTCAGTCGCTCACACCGTTCATGAGCTCCTCAGCGTCGTCGGCGACCGCGGACACACAAGCGCATGATCCGGTGGCACGACCTGGGTCGGTGCTGCCGAGGCCCGACGCTGTCGGGGGGCCCGTGCGCAGTCCGACAATCCGGCCACCGCCCAACATGGTCCTCTCTGGGCATCTGCACCATCGACACTCTCATCTGATCCATCGATCGAGTGCAAGCGTGGCGGCGCCTGCTGAAACTGGTTCTGGGCGGCTGCAGGGgctggcagcggcatctTCGGCATCCGCTCAAACATCTAGCATGGCGATAAGGCActcgtcgacgccgccaccgtaTGCCCTCGTGATGGACTCGCTGGTGCGCCGCTACCGCGCCGAAGAGGACCGCCTTAGCCAGTGGCGGCagggtggtggaggcgtctgcgcctctgccgcatTCCGGCGAGATGATGTGCAGTCGCGGCGACAACCGAGAGGTGCTGTCGAAGGGGAGGAGCTCACTCGCGCAGGCTTGCGCGGAACTACTGGGCGCGTCCTGAGCGGCCACACAAGTAGCGCTGCAGATAGTGGTCTTCGAGGGGTGTTGACAAGCGCTGTCCAACGCACTGCCCTCGTGCGGGCTGCACAGGCctggtggcggagcagaAGAGAGCTACAACGAATGTCAAGCAAGGTGAGCAAGCGAATTCACCCAGCGACGCTATCGGCTTCCCCATCTGCGGTTGCAggcgcggaggcgcagcaccccAGCTACGCGATGCCCGCGGCAATGCcgtcagcgcctgctgctcctcctgctgctccgcctttttcgtcgctgtcgtggtTGGATGCAGCTGGTCGCAGCATACTTGGTCGCCTCTCTCACTCGCTGTCCCTGTCCAGTGACAGGGGAAAGTCGGTTAGGCTGGAGCTCCTGCGGCCGGCTGACGCTGCTCAGCCACGTGGTGCGCGCAGAGACCACCGAGACGACACAGTAGACGACAGCGTGATGGAGGGCCAGCAGGCACCAGGAGCAGAGATGGCCGAGAtgacggcagaggcggtgccaGCGGGCGTGGCCACACCTGTCTTGTCGCTGTCTCGCATGGGGAGCGAAGCTCTCCTGGCGCATCCTTGCGAGAGTGCGCGTCAGCAAGCCGGCGCGGGGGGCAGGGGTGGAGCCCTCCATCGTCGGCAAGTCGACGGTGAAGAGGGAGACTTGGACACCTCCATAGCTTCTTCGACGTGCTCGAGTCGGGGTAGCCGCGTGagtggaggaggcagagTCACTCTCCAGAGCACTGAAGCTGCGGGCGATTCGATTCCCAGACAAGAGGCGGGGCGGACGGGTCGGCACGAGAACAGTGGCAGCTTCACCTTCTCGCGGGTTGGCGGCCTCCGCATGCACCTCTTGGGCGGTGCCGCGACTGCATTATCAGACGCCCCGGAGGACTCCTTCCGAAGCGCGCCTCGACTGCTTGCGCagtcgcgtgtgcgcgtggcgcggtggctgcgccggcggcagcatctGGTGGCAGCAAAGCGCTCCCTGCgcggtgtgggtgtgtggccgaagccgacgacggcggccgaTGCGGAGCACTTCGATGCGTCCTCGTGTGCACGACACTCGGCCGCCGCTTCTCCGCCGTTCTCGACTGCGTCCGAGTTGTatcgcagcgctgctgacgccgcgccgtcgccgtgggaatcagcgctgccaccgacGTGGGCAGACAGGAGTGGTGGTGACCACATGCTCAGGGATGGAGAGGTGACTGAGGGTGCTACGGCTGCTTCTAAGCGAACTACTCGCGCGCAtgtgctggagcagctgagAGCCGCGATTGCGGCAGGGATggcggcgtgcagcgcagaGCAGGGAGGGCTGGTGGCGCGGCAGACGACATCGGAGGTGCAGTCGTCGAGTGGTGAACCGCCGGTGCTCTCTCTGGCGGCTCAGCGAACGCGTGAGCACGCCGACGATCTAGCGCGCCTCACCGAGAGTCTGGTGATGCTCACGGAATtcgacggaggcgctgccgacgGCTCTGGCAGTGGCATCCGTGCCCACAGGGCCAGCAACCCTGAGGACGTGAAGCGCGCATCTCCGATGACTCTGGACCAGGAGCAGAACGTGGCAGCTGTACCGTCGCACCCTTCAGTAGGCAAGGCAACGAACGCTGCACTACCCGCGTGGTCGCCATCTTGTGTGCATGTCTCGTCGATCATCTCCGccgggcagcaccgccgatCGTACCACGGCAATGCACAAGATGTCCGTGGTGcagagacgcgcacgcgtgacGGGAGGAGCTGTGTGCACGAGGTAGCGGCAGAGACTGCAGTAGATGCGTTTCGAAGTCTGCTGACGGACACCACGCACACCCCGCACGATGTCGCAGTGCGGGCGGTGTATGAGGCCATAATGAGTGAGGTGTGCGTCCCCCTTGTGCAGCGTGATGTGCAGCACGCTATGGACGTgaacagcagcgcggcagatCGTGCGCTGACGCAGTGGATCGAGCGGCAGCTTATGGTGGAGctgacgcagccgcgcccaACGAAGGCGCAGGCGACAGCGTTGAATGACGGCTCTGCCGCGTCCTCGGCAGCGACGTTGCAGCCACTCGTCTGCACTGGTGTTATGCGGCACATCCGCAGTGGTGTGCCGGTGTCGCTCGAGCACCTGCGTCTGGACGACGCTGATCGCCAAGTACTCGAATCCGTCTACGCGCGCGGTGCGAGCAACGCCATTGCAGTGAAGTTCGACACTGGGGGCTACGAGATCAGCTACAGGCAGCTCGCTTCCTTGGGCCCGCGGTCGTGGCTGAACGACCAGGTCATCAACAATTActtgcagctgctgtgcgtggAAGCCGAAGGCGCGGCCACCGCATCTTTGCCCGCGGCCCGATGCCGCCACCGTATCGCGTCGCTGGGCACGCACTTCTACACGAAGGTGGAATCTGAACTGAGCCAGAGCGTGGACGGTTTTCGAAGCCCTCCACCacgcctgccgcagctcgaCTCTAGCAGCGCCGTATTCCGCTGGCTCCGCCATCGCAAGCATTTACTAGAGCCGTACAGCCCCTCCGATCCGCGTagcgtgcgtgcggtgcTAGTGCCCGTGAACATTGGGACGCAGCACTGGGCTTTGGCGGTCCTTGATTGCGCGGACGACCGGTGGGTCATGTACGACTCTATGAGCCGATCAGACAgggcgcgccagcgcggtgCTGTGATACTGGCACATCTCTCGCATGTGTGGCGTGAGTGCAAGCGCCACTTTGGCCTCGTAAACACCGAATGCacgcccgctgcggcggcgtccgtcGTTGCACAGGACTCGCCGTcctctgcagcaccacaaCCGTCACCGTGGACCTCGGCGTGCGTGGTGGCCGTGCCGTACGTGCCCTTCACCGACACGCTGGTGACGGAGGGGAGTTCTACTGCCATATCACCTCTCGACTCCCTACAGCCTTATGACTCCTTGGAcgagctgcaccgcgcggcgaAGCGGATACGACATCAAGAGGCGCTGTTCGTGGAACAAACATCACAGAAGGTGCTACAGGGAGGGAgcgatgccggcggcgttggcgcagCGCTCGCAGTGCGGGctgcgccaacgccgccaccgccacctctctcGTTGACCGCCGCGACGGCTCTTCCTGCCGAGCAGCTGAGCGACACGGAGGTGGAGTGGTTCACAGGTGGGTTCGACCACATCCCGCAACAGGCGAATGGCAATGACTGCGGCGTCTTTGTATGCCAAGTGGCCTGGTGCGTTGCCCAGGGTGTGGCGGTGAGTTTTACCCAGTCTGATGTCAGCCGGCTGCGCGAAGTCAttctgctggagctgctcaGCAAGCGACTTCTGCGACGGTATCCAACAGCGAacacgtcgtcgtcgagcGGCGTCTGA